In Helianthus annuus cultivar XRQ/B chromosome 3, HanXRQr2.0-SUNRISE, whole genome shotgun sequence, a single window of DNA contains:
- the LOC110930406 gene encoding putative wall-associated receptor kinase-like 16 isoform X2, giving the protein MLLHIILLSLFAFPFSMALGTLQGSTINTIAKPNCQTRCGNITVPYPFGIGNDTDCSIDNSFHVTCNMTYEPPKLFLRSSDIEIYSISDSELRIGTAVSYGCYNKNGTLIDDFDFWIQLSAFTFSQKNKFTVLGCDDYSFIRGTNGVDFSNGCLGLCSKAQDVPDDGQCSGMGCCQTSIPKGLSKYNVTLYTFNNHRAVFPFNDCGYAFLGEEGSFEFRGVHDLYADSDVVERIESTVPVVVDWVIAPKEGCSESSACKENSSCYEVDGGGYRCRCNNGYDGNPYLDPGCQATVFGLLAILLGIAGILYGIRRRRLTKLQEKFFEQNGGVLLKQKINSQGSHEAMTLFSTTQLRRATRNYSKDNIIGRGAYGIVYKGILSDQRVVAIKKSKIVDGSQAEQFINEVLILTQVIHRNVVKLLGCCLEEEVPILVYEFISNNTLYHHIHSGLGGMSWLSWENRLRVAVEAASALAYLHSETIMSIIHRDVKSTNILLDDNYTAKISDFGASRLVPLHHEQVTTLIQGTLGYLDPEYFNTSQLTEKSDVYSFGVVLAELITGKKPIGVDRYNVEKNLATHFVKSVTENHLYEIVEPRKLHEGTLEQIQAVGDLTKRCLSLQGIDRPTMKEVAVELDRLRKFTTHPWVQQQTFQDTRSLVLEVEHSDLYEVPLVSYGTRDGESYSSSTDMVFEENKPR; this is encoded by the exons ATGCTTCTTCATATTATCCTCCTCTCTTTGTTTGCATTTCCATTTTCAATGGCCTTGGGAACTCTTCAAGGTTCCACCATTAACACAATAGCAAAGCCAAACTGTCAAACTCGCTGCGGGAATATAACAGTTCCTTACCCGTTTGGCATTGGGAACGACACGGATTGTTCCATCGACAACTCATTCCACGTGACTTGTAACATGACTTACGAACCTCCAAAGTTATTCCTCCGTTCAAGTGACATTGAAATATACAGCATATCAGATTCGGAGCTCCGCATTGGCACCGCGGTTTCTTATGGGTGCTACAACAAAAATGGAACTCTAATAGATGATTTTGATTTTTGGATTCAGTTAAGTGCATTCACTTTCTCTCAAAAGAATAAGTTCACAGTCCTTGGGTGTGATGATTATTCTTTTATCAGAGGGACAAACGGTGTAGATTTTTCTAATGGCTGTTTGGGACTCTGTAGCAAAGCACAGGATGTGCCTGATGATGGGCAGTGCTCAGGAATGGGATGTTGTCAGACATCTATACCGAAAGGCCTGAGTAAATACAATGTTACACTCTACACCTTCAATAACCACAGAGCTGTCTTTCCCTTCAACGATTGTGGCTACGCGTTTCTTGGTGAGGAAGGCAGTTTTGAGTTCCGTGGCGTCCATGATTTATATGCTGATTCAGATGTTGTGGAGAGGATAGAGTCAACTGTCCCTGTTGTGGTAG attGGGTTATTGCACCCAAAGAGGGTTGCTCTGAGTCTTCCGCATGCAAAGAAAACAGTTCCTGCTATGAGGTTGATGGTGGTGGGTATCGTTGTAGATGCAACAATGGTTACGACGGTAACCCCTATCTTGATCCAGGCTGCCAAG CAACGGTGTTTGGACTTTTAGCTATACTATTGGGTATAGCGGGGATTTTATATGGTATAAGGAGGAGGAGGCTAACAAAGCTCCAAGAAAAGTTCTTTGAGCAAAACGGGGGTGTGTTGCTAAAACAAAAGATTAATTCACAAGGGTCTCACGAAGCAATGACTTTGTTTAGCACAACACAACTTCGTAGAGCCACTCGTAATTATTCTAAAGATAATATTATTGGTCGAGGTGCTTATGGTATAGTGTACAAGGGAATTTTGTCTGATCAACGTGTAGTTGCAATAAAGAAGTCAAAAATAGTGGATGGGAGCCAAGCAGAGCAGTTCATAAATGAGGTCTTGATCCTTACACAAGTTATCCATCGAAATGTGGTAAAGCTTTTAGGGTGTTGCTTGGAAGAGGAAGTCCCTATACTAGTTTACGAATTCATCTCAAATAACACTCTTTACCATCACATTCATTCTGGATTAGGTGGAATGAGTTGGTTATCATGGGAAAATCGATTGAGGGTAGCTGTTGAAGCTGCCAGTGCACTTGCATACCTTCATTCAGAAACCATTATGTCAATCATACACCGAGATGTCAAGTCTACCAACATATTACTAGATGATAACTACACTGCAAAAATTTCTGATTTTGGCGCATCAAGGTTAGTCCCATTACATCACGAACAAGTAACTACTCTTATTCAAGGCACACTAGGGTATCTAGATCCAGAGTACTTCAACACAAGCCAACTAACAGAGAAAAGTGATGTATATAGCTTTGGAGTGGTCCTTGCAGAACTCATAACCGGGAAAAAACCAATTGGTGTTGACAGATATAATGTTGAAAAGAATTTAGCAACACATTTTGTCAAATCAGTTACAGAAAACCATTTATACGAAATTGTTGAACCTCGAAAATTGCATGAAGGGACACTTGAGCAAATACAAGCCGTAGGTGATCTCACAAAAAGATGCCTTAGTTTACAAGGCATAGATAGACCTACAATGAAAGAAGTGGCAGTGGAGCTAGATAGGTTAAGGAAATTCACAACTCATCCTTGGGTTCAACAACAAACATTTCAAGACACTAGAAGCTTAGTCCTAGAAGTTGAGCACTCTGATCTTTACGAGGTCCCATTAGTTTCTTATGGTACTCGTGACGGGGAATCTTACTCAAGCAGCACAGac
- the LOC110930406 gene encoding wall-associated receptor kinase 2 isoform X1: MLLHIILLSLFAFPFSMALGTLQGSTINTIAKPNCQTRCGNITVPYPFGIGNDTDCSIDNSFHVTCNMTYEPPKLFLRSSDIEIYSISDSELRIGTAVSYGCYNKNGTLIDDFDFWIQLSAFTFSQKNKFTVLGCDDYSFIRGTNGVDFSNGCLGLCSKAQDVPDDGQCSGMGCCQTSIPKGLSKYNVTLYTFNNHRAVFPFNDCGYAFLGEEGSFEFRGVHDLYADSDVVERIESTVPVVVDWVIAPKEGCSESSACKENSSCYEVDGGGYRCRCNNGYDGNPYLDPGCQDINECEDPETNPCYGDCINTLGSYNCTCPLGSFGDAKIANGCQWHKDSKFSTTTLIIATVFGLLAILLGIAGILYGIRRRRLTKLQEKFFEQNGGVLLKQKINSQGSHEAMTLFSTTQLRRATRNYSKDNIIGRGAYGIVYKGILSDQRVVAIKKSKIVDGSQAEQFINEVLILTQVIHRNVVKLLGCCLEEEVPILVYEFISNNTLYHHIHSGLGGMSWLSWENRLRVAVEAASALAYLHSETIMSIIHRDVKSTNILLDDNYTAKISDFGASRLVPLHHEQVTTLIQGTLGYLDPEYFNTSQLTEKSDVYSFGVVLAELITGKKPIGVDRYNVEKNLATHFVKSVTENHLYEIVEPRKLHEGTLEQIQAVGDLTKRCLSLQGIDRPTMKEVAVELDRLRKFTTHPWVQQQTFQDTRSLVLEVEHSDLYEVPLVSYGTRDGESYSSSTDMVFEENKPR; encoded by the exons ATGCTTCTTCATATTATCCTCCTCTCTTTGTTTGCATTTCCATTTTCAATGGCCTTGGGAACTCTTCAAGGTTCCACCATTAACACAATAGCAAAGCCAAACTGTCAAACTCGCTGCGGGAATATAACAGTTCCTTACCCGTTTGGCATTGGGAACGACACGGATTGTTCCATCGACAACTCATTCCACGTGACTTGTAACATGACTTACGAACCTCCAAAGTTATTCCTCCGTTCAAGTGACATTGAAATATACAGCATATCAGATTCGGAGCTCCGCATTGGCACCGCGGTTTCTTATGGGTGCTACAACAAAAATGGAACTCTAATAGATGATTTTGATTTTTGGATTCAGTTAAGTGCATTCACTTTCTCTCAAAAGAATAAGTTCACAGTCCTTGGGTGTGATGATTATTCTTTTATCAGAGGGACAAACGGTGTAGATTTTTCTAATGGCTGTTTGGGACTCTGTAGCAAAGCACAGGATGTGCCTGATGATGGGCAGTGCTCAGGAATGGGATGTTGTCAGACATCTATACCGAAAGGCCTGAGTAAATACAATGTTACACTCTACACCTTCAATAACCACAGAGCTGTCTTTCCCTTCAACGATTGTGGCTACGCGTTTCTTGGTGAGGAAGGCAGTTTTGAGTTCCGTGGCGTCCATGATTTATATGCTGATTCAGATGTTGTGGAGAGGATAGAGTCAACTGTCCCTGTTGTGGTAG attGGGTTATTGCACCCAAAGAGGGTTGCTCTGAGTCTTCCGCATGCAAAGAAAACAGTTCCTGCTATGAGGTTGATGGTGGTGGGTATCGTTGTAGATGCAACAATGGTTACGACGGTAACCCCTATCTTGATCCAGGCTGCCAAG ACATCAACGAGTGCGAGGATCCGGAAACCAACCCTTGCTATGGTGATTGCATAAATACTCTAGGGAGTTACAATTGTACGTGTCCGCTAGGATCTTTTGGTGATGCAAAAATAGCAAATGGTTGTCAATGGCATAAAGATTCAAAATTTTCTACAACAACATTAATTATAG CAACGGTGTTTGGACTTTTAGCTATACTATTGGGTATAGCGGGGATTTTATATGGTATAAGGAGGAGGAGGCTAACAAAGCTCCAAGAAAAGTTCTTTGAGCAAAACGGGGGTGTGTTGCTAAAACAAAAGATTAATTCACAAGGGTCTCACGAAGCAATGACTTTGTTTAGCACAACACAACTTCGTAGAGCCACTCGTAATTATTCTAAAGATAATATTATTGGTCGAGGTGCTTATGGTATAGTGTACAAGGGAATTTTGTCTGATCAACGTGTAGTTGCAATAAAGAAGTCAAAAATAGTGGATGGGAGCCAAGCAGAGCAGTTCATAAATGAGGTCTTGATCCTTACACAAGTTATCCATCGAAATGTGGTAAAGCTTTTAGGGTGTTGCTTGGAAGAGGAAGTCCCTATACTAGTTTACGAATTCATCTCAAATAACACTCTTTACCATCACATTCATTCTGGATTAGGTGGAATGAGTTGGTTATCATGGGAAAATCGATTGAGGGTAGCTGTTGAAGCTGCCAGTGCACTTGCATACCTTCATTCAGAAACCATTATGTCAATCATACACCGAGATGTCAAGTCTACCAACATATTACTAGATGATAACTACACTGCAAAAATTTCTGATTTTGGCGCATCAAGGTTAGTCCCATTACATCACGAACAAGTAACTACTCTTATTCAAGGCACACTAGGGTATCTAGATCCAGAGTACTTCAACACAAGCCAACTAACAGAGAAAAGTGATGTATATAGCTTTGGAGTGGTCCTTGCAGAACTCATAACCGGGAAAAAACCAATTGGTGTTGACAGATATAATGTTGAAAAGAATTTAGCAACACATTTTGTCAAATCAGTTACAGAAAACCATTTATACGAAATTGTTGAACCTCGAAAATTGCATGAAGGGACACTTGAGCAAATACAAGCCGTAGGTGATCTCACAAAAAGATGCCTTAGTTTACAAGGCATAGATAGACCTACAATGAAAGAAGTGGCAGTGGAGCTAGATAGGTTAAGGAAATTCACAACTCATCCTTGGGTTCAACAACAAACATTTCAAGACACTAGAAGCTTAGTCCTAGAAGTTGAGCACTCTGATCTTTACGAGGTCCCATTAGTTTCTTATGGTACTCGTGACGGGGAATCTTACTCAAGCAGCACAGac